From a single Couchioplanes caeruleus genomic region:
- a CDS encoding PQQ-binding-like beta-propeller repeat protein: MRRGIRNAAVAALAGAVAVTAGGAGAAPRVPAAVDGDWTTYHHDNARSGVAAGLAPLGTLARAWSATLDGAVYGQPLAVGDRVFAATENDTVYALDAATGAVAWSAHVGTPVRRSSLPCGNIDPLGITSTMVYDPATNLLFALAERTGPEHVLVSIDATTGQVSEERAAEPPRGDRVAHQQRAALNLLGDRVYIAYGGLAGDCGNYIGSVVSLPTTGTAVPAGYAVPTTREAGIWAPGGATVAGGNLLYAVGNGESTSGAYDGSDSVIALSPELKLADRFAPSTWAADNAADLDLGSMTPALAGSYVYTDGKRGTGYTLRADALGGIGGQVAQATVCRAFGSAAVDGDTVYVPCSDGPRAVQIGAAGDIRVLWRGPAAAKGSPVVGGGAVWVVDYDGGTLYALDPATGSVRQQIAVGVCPHFTSPTLAHDRAYVGTTSGVVAIAGA; this comes from the coding sequence GTGAGACGAGGAATTCGCAACGCGGCCGTCGCCGCCCTGGCCGGGGCGGTCGCCGTGACCGCCGGTGGAGCCGGCGCCGCGCCGCGGGTGCCGGCCGCCGTGGACGGCGACTGGACGACCTACCACCATGACAACGCCCGGTCCGGGGTGGCCGCCGGCCTCGCGCCGCTCGGCACCCTGGCCCGCGCCTGGTCCGCGACGCTCGACGGCGCGGTGTACGGGCAGCCCCTGGCGGTCGGCGACCGGGTGTTCGCCGCCACCGAGAACGACACCGTGTACGCGCTGGACGCGGCCACCGGCGCCGTCGCGTGGTCAGCGCACGTCGGAACCCCGGTACGGCGCTCGTCGTTGCCGTGCGGCAACATCGACCCGCTGGGCATCACCAGCACGATGGTGTACGACCCGGCGACCAACCTGCTCTTCGCGCTCGCCGAACGCACCGGCCCGGAACACGTGCTGGTCAGCATCGACGCCACCACCGGACAGGTCAGCGAGGAGCGGGCCGCCGAGCCGCCCCGCGGTGACCGGGTCGCGCACCAGCAACGCGCCGCGCTCAACCTGCTCGGCGACCGGGTCTACATCGCGTACGGCGGCCTGGCCGGCGACTGCGGCAACTACATCGGCTCCGTCGTCTCCCTGCCGACGACCGGTACCGCCGTCCCGGCCGGTTACGCCGTCCCGACGACCCGGGAGGCGGGCATCTGGGCCCCCGGCGGCGCCACCGTGGCCGGCGGCAACCTGCTGTACGCGGTCGGCAACGGCGAGAGCACCTCCGGCGCGTACGACGGCAGCGACTCGGTCATCGCCCTGAGCCCGGAGCTGAAGCTCGCCGACCGGTTCGCGCCGAGCACCTGGGCGGCCGACAACGCCGCCGACCTCGACCTCGGCTCGATGACGCCCGCGCTGGCCGGCTCGTACGTCTACACCGACGGCAAGCGCGGCACCGGCTACACGCTGCGCGCCGATGCGCTGGGCGGCATCGGCGGCCAGGTCGCGCAGGCCACCGTCTGCCGCGCGTTCGGTAGTGCCGCCGTGGACGGGGACACCGTCTACGTTCCGTGCTCCGACGGTCCGCGCGCGGTGCAGATCGGTGCCGCCGGCGACATCCGCGTGCTCTGGCGCGGCCCGGCCGCCGCGAAGGGCTCACCCGTCGTGGGCGGTGGCGCCGTCTGGGTGGTCGACTACGACGGCGGCACCCTCTATGCGCTGGACCCCGCCACCGGATCGGTACGCCAGCAGATCGCCGTCGGCGTCTGCCCGCACTTCACGTCCCCGACCCTCGCCCACGACCGCGCCTACGTCGGCACCACCTCGGGCGTGGTGGCGATCGCCGGCGCTTAG
- a CDS encoding VOC family protein gives MASVRQVQVTFDCADPERVARFWCEVLGYVVPQPPPGFEDWDAFNSALPPERQGSAFACVDPSGAGPRLFFQRVPEGKVVKNRVHLDVRVGLGLVGDERLAALEAEGDRLTALGAKRVELLRADGFNESCLVMQDVEGNEFCLD, from the coding sequence ATGGCATCAGTCAGGCAGGTCCAGGTCACCTTCGACTGCGCGGATCCGGAGCGCGTCGCTCGCTTCTGGTGCGAGGTGCTGGGGTACGTCGTGCCGCAGCCGCCGCCGGGCTTCGAGGACTGGGACGCGTTCAACAGCGCGTTGCCGCCCGAGCGTCAGGGGTCGGCTTTCGCGTGCGTCGACCCGTCGGGCGCCGGCCCGCGGCTGTTCTTCCAGCGCGTACCCGAGGGCAAGGTCGTCAAGAACCGGGTGCACCTCGACGTCCGCGTCGGCCTGGGGCTGGTGGGCGACGAGCGCCTGGCCGCCCTCGAGGCGGAGGGCGACCGGCTGACCGCGCTCGGCGCCAAGCGCGTGGAGCTGCTGCGCGCCGACGGCTTCAACGAGTCGTGCCTCGTGATGCAGGACGTCGAGGGCAACGAGTTCTGCCTCGACTGA
- a CDS encoding VOC family protein, translating into MTATWKIELIPVPVTDVDRAKAFYERIGFHADHDHAVRDGLRFVQLTPPGSACSIVIGDGITEKVPGSQEIQVVVADADAARAQLTQAGVEAGAVDEQSWGRFVHFRDPDGNSWSLQAVGSRPNG; encoded by the coding sequence ATGACAGCAACGTGGAAGATCGAACTCATCCCCGTGCCGGTCACCGACGTCGACCGCGCCAAGGCGTTCTACGAGCGGATCGGCTTCCACGCCGACCACGACCACGCGGTGCGCGACGGCCTGCGGTTCGTCCAGCTCACGCCGCCCGGGTCGGCCTGCTCGATCGTGATCGGGGACGGCATCACCGAGAAGGTGCCGGGCAGCCAGGAGATCCAGGTGGTGGTGGCCGACGCGGACGCCGCCCGCGCTCAGCTGACGCAGGCCGGCGTCGAGGCGGGTGCCGTCGACGAGCAGTCGTGGGGCCGGTTCGTCCACTTCCGCGACCCCGACGGCAACAGCTGGTCGTTGCAGGCGGTCGGGTCGCGGCCGAACGGGTGA
- a CDS encoding cyclase family protein, with translation MTAGGSLPTQDDVLGYFGTLSNWGRWGDDDERGTLNLVTDAVRLAAARAVRHGRSVSCAWEVAVPAEMERSTTSCPCAADMPGAENLPAAFHADRRWGFSSERLGMTFHGNTVTHLDSPCHLFWDGRMYNGRPHALVGPVTGSAWAAVTAAADGIVTRGVLLDVAAVRGVPWLEPGEGVVPGDLEEAERRQGVRVRSGDAVLLRTGHGRVRHESGAGGGFAHAGWHASCLPWLREREVALIGADTPQDVQPSGYDAVLMPVHAVGLVAMGLWLLDNCDLEACAATAAELGQWDFQLAVAPVRLAGTSGSPVNPIATF, from the coding sequence ATGACGGCCGGGGGATCGCTGCCCACGCAGGACGACGTGCTCGGATACTTCGGGACGCTGTCGAACTGGGGGCGGTGGGGTGACGACGACGAGCGCGGGACGCTGAACCTCGTCACCGACGCCGTACGCCTGGCAGCGGCGCGGGCCGTGCGTCATGGGCGGAGCGTGTCGTGCGCGTGGGAGGTCGCCGTACCGGCGGAGATGGAGCGGTCGACCACGTCGTGTCCGTGCGCCGCCGACATGCCGGGAGCCGAGAACCTGCCGGCCGCCTTCCACGCCGACCGGCGCTGGGGCTTCTCGTCGGAGCGGCTGGGCATGACGTTCCACGGCAACACCGTCACCCACCTCGACTCGCCGTGTCACCTGTTCTGGGACGGCAGGATGTACAACGGACGGCCCCATGCGCTGGTCGGCCCCGTCACGGGATCGGCGTGGGCGGCCGTCACGGCGGCGGCGGACGGGATCGTCACGCGCGGGGTCCTGCTGGACGTCGCGGCCGTCCGCGGGGTGCCGTGGCTGGAACCCGGAGAGGGCGTGGTGCCCGGCGACCTCGAGGAGGCCGAGCGCCGCCAGGGGGTGCGGGTGCGGTCCGGCGATGCGGTGCTGCTGCGCACCGGCCACGGCCGCGTCCGGCACGAGTCCGGCGCCGGCGGCGGTTTCGCGCACGCCGGCTGGCACGCGTCCTGCCTGCCCTGGCTGCGGGAACGCGAGGTCGCGCTGATCGGCGCCGACACCCCGCAGGACGTGCAGCCGTCCGGGTACGACGCCGTGCTGATGCCGGTTCACGCCGTGGGCCTCGTCGCGATGGGACTGTGGCTGCTCGACAACTGCGACCTGGAGGCGTGCGCGGCGACGGCCGCCGAGCTGGGCCAGTGGGACTTCCAGCTCGCCGTCGCGCCGGTCCGCCTCGCCGGTACGTCCGGCAGCCCGGTCAATCCGATCGCCACGTTCTGA
- a CDS encoding SAM-dependent methyltransferase, translated as MTDPDIDITRPSSARVWNYLLDGKDNFAVDRELGDALRSANPGIVAVARSQRRFLIQAVTHLAGEVGIRQFLDIGTGLPTADNTHEVAQRVAPESRIVYADNDPLVLAHARALLTSSPEGRTAYIDSHVEDPGRILTEAARTLDFTRPVALTMIGILGNVADYAEARSIVRRLLAAMPSGSYLAVSDGTSTSAQSVESQRVAKQSGHPYNLRTPEEIGGYFEGLELLEPGVVSTPLWRPQPGTDPQPLDVYCAVGRKP; from the coding sequence ATGACCGACCCCGACATCGACATCACCCGGCCGAGCAGCGCGCGGGTGTGGAACTACCTCCTGGACGGCAAGGACAACTTCGCCGTCGACCGCGAGCTGGGTGACGCGCTGCGCTCCGCGAACCCGGGGATCGTGGCGGTCGCCCGGTCGCAGCGCAGGTTCCTCATCCAGGCGGTCACGCACCTGGCCGGTGAGGTGGGCATCCGGCAGTTCCTCGACATCGGCACCGGCCTGCCGACGGCCGACAACACCCACGAGGTCGCCCAGCGGGTGGCCCCGGAGTCACGGATCGTCTACGCCGACAACGACCCGCTCGTGCTGGCCCACGCCCGCGCGCTGCTGACGAGCTCGCCCGAGGGGCGGACCGCGTACATCGACTCCCACGTCGAGGACCCCGGGCGGATCCTGACCGAGGCCGCCCGCACCCTCGACTTCACCCGGCCGGTGGCGCTGACGATGATCGGCATCCTGGGCAACGTCGCCGACTACGCCGAGGCCCGGTCGATCGTCCGGCGCCTGCTCGCCGCGATGCCCTCCGGCAGCTACCTCGCGGTCAGCGACGGCACGAGCACCAGCGCGCAGAGCGTGGAGAGCCAGCGGGTCGCCAAGCAGAGCGGCCACCCGTACAACCTTCGGACGCCGGAGGAGATCGGCGGCTACTTCGAGGGGCTGGAGCTCCTCGAGCCGGGCGTGGTGTCGACCCCGCTGTGGCGGCCGCAGCCGGGAACGGACCCGCAGCCCCTCGACGTGTACTGCGCGGTGGGCCGCAAACCCTGA
- a CDS encoding DUF4232 domain-containing protein, which produces MTGSRMRNLAVPVALAALLAGCARPAPPSGSGLPVSPSEPAPSPSTTAVTCPPGGVRLEVGEGDAAMGLRVLGITLVNCGTRAYRLDGYPGVRSFAGDRTALRVRVLHGVEEIVGSALPWDGPPEPMLLEPGRRAGAGVAWRNTYDDIRHPPVTVASLEIAPRAGGPAQTVRPPGGLDLGSTGRIGVSAWRPMPDVPATSSPAGRPEPAVPDQDPVSSAGPLP; this is translated from the coding sequence GTGACGGGATCCCGGATGCGCAACCTCGCCGTGCCGGTCGCCCTCGCGGCGCTGCTCGCCGGCTGTGCCCGGCCGGCGCCGCCGTCCGGCTCCGGGCTGCCCGTCTCCCCGTCGGAGCCGGCGCCGTCCCCCTCGACGACCGCTGTCACCTGCCCGCCCGGCGGCGTACGGCTCGAGGTGGGCGAGGGGGACGCCGCGATGGGGCTGCGGGTGCTCGGCATCACGCTGGTCAACTGCGGCACGCGGGCCTACCGCCTCGACGGCTACCCCGGCGTACGGTCGTTCGCCGGGGACCGGACGGCCCTGCGGGTGCGGGTCCTGCACGGGGTCGAGGAGATCGTCGGCTCGGCGCTGCCGTGGGACGGCCCGCCGGAGCCGATGCTGCTGGAGCCGGGCCGGCGCGCCGGTGCGGGGGTGGCGTGGCGCAACACCTACGACGACATCCGGCATCCGCCGGTGACCGTGGCGTCGCTCGAGATCGCGCCGCGGGCCGGCGGCCCGGCGCAGACCGTCCGCCCGCCCGGCGGCCTCGACCTGGGCAGCACCGGCCGCATCGGGGTCAGCGCGTGGCGGCCGATGCCGGACGTCCCCGCCACGTCGTCCCCGGCCGGGCGTCCGGAGCCCGCCGTCCCCGACCAAGACCCGGTGTCATCTGCCGGACCGCTGCCGTGA
- a CDS encoding ABC transporter ATP-binding protein has protein sequence MLEVQGLRKVYRSERREVEALRDLTFTVEAGELVCLVGPSGCGKTTLLRCIAGLLDPTGGAVRVDGREVAGPPPGMAVVFQEYGRSLFPWMTVRDNVELPLKQKKIPKTRRATLVADALAAVGLDGTQTAYPWQLSGGMQQRVAIARAVAYEPSILLMDEPFAAVDAQTRADLEDLVRELWQRLGVTILFVTHDIDEAVYLGQRVIMLSASPTVVQDQLTVDLPAARDQLHTRADPRFTAQRTRVYEQIQAAKGRAAAQPPAPLGS, from the coding sequence ATGCTGGAGGTCCAGGGCCTGCGCAAGGTCTACCGGTCGGAGCGGCGCGAGGTGGAGGCGCTGCGCGACCTGACGTTCACGGTCGAGGCCGGCGAGCTGGTGTGCCTCGTCGGCCCGTCCGGCTGCGGCAAGACCACGCTGCTGCGCTGCATCGCCGGCCTGCTCGACCCCACCGGCGGCGCGGTGCGCGTCGACGGGCGCGAGGTCGCCGGGCCGCCGCCGGGCATGGCGGTCGTCTTCCAGGAGTACGGCCGCAGTCTCTTCCCGTGGATGACGGTGCGCGACAACGTCGAGCTGCCCCTCAAGCAGAAGAAGATCCCCAAGACCCGGCGGGCCACGCTGGTCGCGGACGCCCTGGCCGCGGTCGGCCTCGACGGTACGCAGACCGCGTACCCGTGGCAGCTGTCCGGTGGCATGCAGCAGCGCGTGGCGATCGCCCGGGCGGTGGCGTACGAGCCGTCGATCCTGCTCATGGACGAGCCGTTCGCCGCCGTGGACGCACAGACCCGCGCCGACCTCGAGGACCTGGTCCGCGAGCTGTGGCAACGGCTCGGCGTGACCATCCTGTTCGTCACCCACGACATCGACGAGGCGGTGTACCTGGGCCAGCGCGTCATCATGCTCTCGGCCTCGCCGACCGTCGTGCAGGATCAGCTGACCGTGGACCTGCCGGCCGCCCGCGACCAGCTGCACACCCGCGCCGACCCGCGGTTCACGGCCCAGCGCACCCGCGTCTACGAGCAGATCCAGGCCGCGAAGGGCCGGGCCGCCGCGCAACCTCCGGCGCCCCTGGGCAGTTGA
- a CDS encoding ABC transporter permease, whose translation MRRALRLLALPVLLVAVWYAASLGSENFYAPPLRTILAAFADTWTPQRLRADVLPSLGRLAAGYALASVLGVALGVAIGANRRLRAAAEPVLEFFRAVPPPVLVPVIMLFAGIGDGMKVIVIVSGCVWPVLLNTVEGVRAVDGVLSDTSRAYGITGAARVRHLLLPAASPQIVAGLRQALSLAIILMVISEMFAASNGLGFTIVQFQRSFAIPEMWSGIILLGLLGFALSELFRLAERHLLAWYHGLRDASRS comes from the coding sequence GTGAGGCGTGCCCTGCGCCTGCTGGCGCTGCCGGTCCTGCTCGTCGCGGTCTGGTACGCCGCGAGCCTGGGCAGCGAGAACTTCTACGCGCCGCCGCTGCGCACGATCCTGGCCGCGTTCGCCGACACGTGGACGCCGCAACGCCTGCGCGCCGACGTCCTGCCCAGCCTCGGGCGCCTCGCCGCCGGCTACGCGCTGGCATCCGTGCTCGGCGTCGCCCTGGGCGTGGCCATCGGGGCGAACCGCCGGTTGCGCGCCGCCGCGGAGCCGGTGCTCGAGTTCTTCCGGGCCGTCCCGCCGCCGGTGCTCGTACCCGTGATCATGCTCTTCGCCGGCATCGGCGACGGCATGAAGGTCATCGTCATCGTCTCCGGTTGCGTGTGGCCGGTCCTGCTCAACACCGTCGAGGGGGTGCGCGCGGTCGACGGCGTGCTCAGCGACACCTCCCGGGCGTACGGCATCACCGGCGCCGCCCGGGTGCGCCACCTGCTCCTGCCCGCCGCGTCCCCGCAGATCGTCGCCGGCCTGCGCCAGGCGCTGTCCCTCGCGATCATCCTCATGGTGATCAGCGAGATGTTCGCCGCGAGCAACGGCCTCGGCTTCACGATTGTGCAGTTCCAGCGCAGCTTCGCGATCCCCGAGATGTGGAGCGGCATCATCCTGCTCGGCCTGCTCGGCTTCGCGCTGTCCGAGCTGTTCCGCCTCGCCGAACGTCACCTGCTCGCCTGGTACCACGGCCTGCGCGACGCCAGCCGCTCCTGA
- a CDS encoding ABC transporter permease: MILRLSGLAGLLLLAEALPRLGLVADLPPASRILAALADEAGTAAFWTAVGDTLTAWALGLAIAVGAGVAVGVLIGAVPTLRAWTASTVEFLRPIPSVALIPLAVLLYGTDLGSTLLLVVYAAFWQVLVQVLYGVADVDPVADETARSFRLSPWARLRHVLWPTALPYVFTGIRLAAAVALVLAVTAELVIGAPGLGSVIAVAQSSGALPTMYALIVVTGLLGVAINVGARYAERRFLSWHQSVRAEPAR, from the coding sequence GTGATCCTGCGGCTCTCCGGCCTGGCCGGGCTGCTCCTGCTCGCCGAGGCGCTGCCCCGGCTGGGCCTGGTCGCCGACCTGCCCCCGGCCAGCCGGATCCTGGCCGCGCTCGCCGACGAGGCCGGCACCGCCGCGTTCTGGACCGCGGTCGGCGACACGCTGACCGCCTGGGCGCTCGGCCTCGCGATCGCCGTCGGCGCCGGGGTCGCCGTGGGCGTGCTCATCGGCGCGGTGCCGACGCTGCGCGCCTGGACGGCCTCCACCGTGGAGTTCCTGCGGCCCATCCCGTCGGTCGCGCTCATCCCGCTCGCCGTCCTGCTGTACGGCACGGACCTCGGCTCCACCCTTCTGCTCGTCGTGTACGCGGCCTTCTGGCAGGTGCTGGTGCAGGTCCTGTACGGGGTGGCCGACGTCGACCCGGTCGCCGACGAGACCGCGCGCAGCTTCCGCCTCAGCCCCTGGGCCCGGCTGCGCCACGTGCTCTGGCCCACCGCGCTGCCGTACGTCTTCACCGGCATCCGCCTCGCCGCCGCGGTCGCGCTGGTCCTCGCGGTCACCGCCGAGCTGGTGATCGGTGCCCCCGGCCTCGGGTCGGTGATCGCCGTCGCGCAGAGCTCCGGCGCCCTGCCCACGATGTACGCCCTCATCGTGGTCACCGGCCTGCTCGGCGTCGCCATCAACGTCGGCGCGCGCTACGCCGAGCGCCGGTTCCTGTCCTGGCACCAGTCCGTCCGGGCGGAGCCGGCCCGGTGA
- a CDS encoding ABC transporter substrate-binding protein, protein MRRLIAGLAVLTLAAAGAGCGSDDPGAGSGGADKVKVGVIPIVDVAPIYLGQQKGFFASRRIELTMESGQGGAAIVPGVVSGQFQFGFSNITSLLVAQTRNVPIKVVANGVASTGQAGKDFGGVTVRRDSPITKAADLAGKKIAVNTLKNIGDTTVRESVRKAGGDPAGITFVEMPFANMPAALQAGQVDAAWVVEPSLSAVTAAGGRVVAWNYVDAAPDLTVAAYFASTKLIADDADLVKRFTDAMNESLSYADAHPDEVRAVLGSYTKIDPKARAALTLPKWPTAINKVSVETLAKLGEQDGIFAGATPDLTKILP, encoded by the coding sequence ATGCGCCGGTTGATCGCGGGGCTGGCAGTGCTCACCCTCGCCGCGGCCGGGGCCGGCTGCGGCTCCGATGACCCGGGCGCGGGCAGCGGGGGAGCGGACAAGGTCAAGGTCGGCGTCATCCCGATCGTCGACGTGGCGCCCATCTACCTCGGGCAGCAGAAGGGCTTCTTCGCGTCCCGCAGGATCGAGCTGACCATGGAGAGCGGCCAGGGCGGCGCCGCGATCGTGCCCGGCGTGGTGAGCGGCCAGTTCCAGTTCGGCTTCAGCAACATCACGTCGCTGCTCGTCGCGCAGACCAGGAACGTGCCGATCAAGGTCGTGGCCAACGGTGTCGCCTCCACCGGGCAGGCCGGCAAGGACTTCGGCGGCGTCACCGTCCGCAGGGACAGCCCGATCACCAAGGCCGCCGACCTGGCCGGCAAGAAGATCGCCGTCAACACGCTCAAGAACATCGGCGACACCACCGTGCGCGAATCGGTCCGCAAGGCCGGCGGCGACCCGGCCGGCATCACGTTCGTGGAGATGCCGTTCGCGAACATGCCCGCCGCGCTGCAGGCCGGACAGGTCGACGCCGCGTGGGTGGTCGAGCCGTCGCTGTCGGCCGTCACCGCCGCCGGCGGCCGCGTCGTGGCGTGGAACTACGTCGACGCGGCGCCCGACCTGACGGTGGCCGCCTACTTCGCCTCCACGAAGCTCATCGCGGACGACGCCGACCTCGTCAAGCGTTTCACCGACGCGATGAACGAGTCGCTGAGCTACGCCGACGCCCACCCCGACGAGGTGCGCGCGGTGCTGGGCTCGTACACGAAGATCGATCCGAAGGCCCGCGCCGCGCTGACCCTGCCGAAGTGGCCGACGGCGATCAACAAGGTGTCGGTCGAGACGCTCGCGAAGCTCGGTGAGCAGGACGGGATCTTCGCCGGCGCGACGCCCGACCTGACGAAGATCCTGCCGTGA
- a CDS encoding 4-hydroxybenzoate 3-monooxygenase has product MRTQVGIVGAGPAGLVLARLLQREGIDSVVLERRSRVYVEGRVRAGVLEHDTADLLDELGVGARMRREGMVHRGIELRFAGAGHRIGLEALTGRTITVYGQQEVVKDLIAARLADGLPLHFEAEVTGIDATTVTYKHDGVEQRLECDVVAGCDGSHGVTADALPAGTVRRHERVYPYAWLGILARAPAANEELVYAYHERGFALHSMRTPDIVRLYLQVPPGTDLAEWPDERIWDELRRRLGLPLVAGPVLERGVTPMRSVVVEPMRHDRLFLAGDAAHIVPPTGAKGLNLAVADVRVLAGALTAFFRDGNEKLMDAYSDTCLRRVWQVQRFSNWMTSMLHRHPGDDPFDHGLQLAELVYVTGSTAAATTLAENYVGLPR; this is encoded by the coding sequence ATGCGGACCCAGGTCGGCATCGTCGGCGCCGGACCGGCGGGCCTGGTCCTCGCCCGGTTGCTGCAGCGCGAGGGCATCGACTCGGTCGTCCTCGAGCGCCGCTCGCGGGTGTACGTGGAGGGCAGGGTCCGCGCCGGGGTGCTCGAGCACGACACCGCCGACCTGCTCGACGAACTCGGCGTGGGCGCGCGGATGCGGCGGGAGGGCATGGTGCACCGCGGCATCGAGCTGCGCTTCGCCGGCGCGGGCCACCGCATCGGCCTCGAGGCGCTCACCGGCCGGACCATCACCGTGTACGGCCAGCAGGAGGTGGTCAAGGACCTCATCGCCGCCCGGCTCGCCGACGGCCTGCCGCTGCACTTCGAGGCGGAAGTGACCGGCATCGACGCCACCACGGTCACGTACAAGCACGACGGGGTGGAACAGCGCCTGGAGTGCGACGTCGTGGCCGGCTGCGACGGCTCGCACGGGGTCACGGCCGACGCCCTGCCCGCGGGCACGGTACGGCGGCACGAGCGGGTGTACCCGTACGCGTGGCTCGGCATCCTGGCCCGCGCGCCGGCGGCCAACGAGGAGCTCGTGTACGCGTACCACGAGCGCGGTTTCGCCCTGCACAGCATGCGTACGCCCGACATCGTGCGGCTGTACCTGCAGGTGCCGCCCGGCACCGACCTCGCCGAGTGGCCGGACGAGCGGATCTGGGACGAGCTGCGCCGGCGCCTCGGGCTGCCGCTCGTCGCGGGCCCGGTGCTCGAGCGGGGCGTCACGCCGATGCGCAGCGTGGTCGTCGAGCCGATGCGCCACGACCGGCTGTTCCTGGCCGGGGACGCGGCGCACATCGTCCCGCCGACCGGCGCCAAGGGGCTGAACCTGGCCGTCGCGGACGTCCGGGTGCTCGCCGGGGCGCTGACGGCGTTCTTCCGCGACGGGAACGAGAAGCTGATGGACGCGTATTCGGACACCTGCCTGCGGCGCGTCTGGCAGGTGCAGCGGTTCTCGAACTGGATGACCTCCATGCTGCACCGGCATCCCGGCGACGATCCGTTCGACCACGGGCTGCAGCTGGCGGAGCTCGTGTACGTCACCGGCTCCACCGCGGCCGCGACCACGCTCGCCGAGAACTACGTGGGGTTGCCACGGTGA
- a CDS encoding CoA transferase subunit A, with protein MIVTLAEAVAELVHDGDTVALEGFTHLIPVAAGHEIIRQGRRGLTLVRMTPDIVYDQLIGAGCARKLVFSWAGNPGVGSLHRFRDAVQHAWPGPLEIEEHSHAGMANRYVAGASGLPFAVLRGYTGTDLPRHTATIAPITCPFTGETLTAVPALNPDVGIVHAQRADRRGNVQYWGITGVHKEVVLASARSLVTVEEVVDELTPVPGAVVLPAWAVTRVAHVPGGSHPSYAMGFSDRDNDYYQRWDAISRDRAEFGRWLEGLTS; from the coding sequence GTGATCGTCACCCTCGCCGAGGCCGTCGCCGAGCTGGTCCACGACGGCGACACCGTGGCTCTCGAAGGCTTCACGCACCTCATCCCGGTCGCCGCCGGGCACGAGATCATCCGGCAGGGCCGGCGCGGCCTGACCCTGGTGCGGATGACCCCCGACATCGTGTACGACCAGCTCATCGGCGCGGGCTGCGCGCGCAAGCTGGTGTTCTCCTGGGCCGGCAACCCGGGCGTCGGCTCGCTGCACCGCTTCCGCGACGCCGTCCAGCACGCGTGGCCCGGGCCGCTGGAGATCGAGGAGCACAGCCACGCGGGCATGGCCAACCGGTACGTGGCCGGCGCCTCCGGGCTGCCGTTCGCGGTGCTGCGCGGGTACACCGGCACCGACCTGCCCCGGCACACGGCGACGATCGCGCCGATCACCTGCCCGTTCACCGGCGAGACGCTGACCGCCGTACCGGCCCTGAACCCCGACGTCGGGATCGTGCACGCCCAGCGCGCCGACCGGCGGGGCAACGTGCAGTACTGGGGCATCACGGGCGTGCACAAGGAGGTCGTGCTGGCCTCGGCGCGCTCGCTGGTCACCGTCGAGGAGGTGGTCGACGAGCTGACCCCGGTACCCGGCGCGGTCGTGCTGCCGGCCTGGGCCGTCACGCGGGTCGCGCACGTGCCCGGCGGCTCGCATCCCTCGTACGCGATGGGTTTCAGCGACCGCGACAACGACTACTACCAGCGCTGGGACGCGATCAGCCGGGACCGCGCGGAGTTCGGCCGCTGGCTGGAAGGGCTCACCTCATGA
- a CDS encoding CoA-transferase subunit beta, whose translation MSWTADEMMTVAAARALRGGTRCFVGIGLPSTAANLARRTHAPDLVLVYESGTIGAKPDRLPLSIGDGVLAETADAVVGVPEMFNYWLQPGRIDVGFLGAAQLDRFGNINTTVIGDDYADPRVRLPGAGGAPEIAASCREVIVVVRQSRRTFVDRVDFVTSVGHGSGPGDRARLGLRGGGPALVITDLGVLEPDPCDRELVLTHLHPGVTPEQAVAATGWALRLAPAVSTTEAPRPAELAALRALTGSAEDKETT comes from the coding sequence ATGAGCTGGACGGCGGACGAGATGATGACCGTCGCGGCGGCCCGGGCGCTGCGCGGCGGCACCCGCTGCTTCGTCGGGATCGGGCTGCCCAGCACCGCGGCGAACCTGGCCCGGCGTACGCACGCGCCGGACCTCGTGCTGGTCTACGAGTCCGGCACGATCGGCGCCAAGCCGGACCGGCTGCCGCTGTCCATCGGCGACGGGGTGCTGGCCGAGACCGCCGACGCGGTGGTCGGCGTGCCCGAGATGTTCAACTACTGGCTCCAGCCGGGCCGCATCGACGTCGGGTTCCTCGGCGCCGCCCAGCTCGACCGCTTCGGCAACATCAACACGACGGTGATCGGCGACGACTACGCCGACCCGCGGGTACGCCTGCCCGGCGCCGGCGGCGCGCCCGAGATCGCCGCGTCCTGCCGTGAGGTGATCGTCGTCGTCCGGCAGAGCCGGCGCACGTTCGTCGACCGCGTCGACTTCGTCACCTCCGTCGGGCACGGCTCGGGGCCGGGTGACCGCGCCCGCCTCGGCCTGCGCGGGGGCGGCCCGGCGCTGGTCATCACCGATCTGGGCGTGCTCGAGCCGGACCCGTGCGACCGTGAGCTGGTCCTGACCCACCTGCATCCCGGGGTCACCCCGGAACAGGCCGTCGCGGCGACCGGCTGGGCGTTGCGGCTGGCACCGGCCGTGAGCACCACCGAGGCGCCCCGCCCCGCCGAACTCGCGGCGCTGCGGGCCCTGACCGGCTCGGCCGAGGACAAGGAGACGACATGA